A stretch of DNA from Caballeronia sp. SBC1:
ATTTCAGAATGGCGAGTCTGAGAGGCAATCTGATCCTGACCGCCTGCCTGCCCGTGAAATGTGCCGTTGAATTGACTGAACCGGAGAAGAAGATCTTGCAACAGCTGTCGCGCAAGCATCCTCATCAAGACTTTCGGACCCGTGGGCTGGGTCTGCTGGAGCTTGCCGGCGGACGGCGGGTTCATGAGATCGCCGTTGAGCTCGAGGTGAGCGACAAGTCGGTGTACAACTGGGCGCATTCCTGGAACGACAGGGGCCTGTGTGGTTTGCTGAGCGGACATAAGGGCGGGCGGCCCCGCGCATTGTCTGATGCGCTGGTCGCCACTGCCGTCGAATCGGCCCGCGCCGAATCGATGACACTCAGGCAGATTGCGCTGCGCATTGAGGAGGTACATGGCCAGCCTTTGCCATGCCGCCTGGAAACGCTGTCGGTGGCGCTCAGGCGCGCCGGGTTTTCCTACAAGCGTGGCCGCTACTCGCTCAAAAAAAACGCGACGAACAGGAGTTCGCCGTGAAAGCAGACACGCTCTCAAAGTTGCAGCAGGCCGCTCGCGATGGGGCGTGCCGCCTGATTTACTTCGACCAGTCGGGGTTCTCCGCTTCGCCGCCGGTGCAACGTGGCTGGTCGCCCATTGGTGAGCCACACCGTGTTGTTCCTCAGCCGCATTGCAGACGCTCGGTCCTCGGTGCATTTG
This window harbors:
- a CDS encoding helix-turn-helix domain-containing protein; its protein translation is MQQLSRKHPHQDFRTRGLGLLELAGGRRVHEIAVELEVSDKSVYNWAHSWNDRGLCGLLSGHKGGRPRALSDALVATAVESARAESMTLRQIALRIEEVHGQPLPCRLETLSVALRRAGFSYKRGRYSLKKNATNRSSP